From Triticum aestivum cultivar Chinese Spring chromosome 4A, IWGSC CS RefSeq v2.1, whole genome shotgun sequence, a single genomic window includes:
- the LOC123087492 gene encoding acyl carrier protein 1, chloroplastic: MAAAGSAVFPAQRLQVSSRRSAACFSRQQSFPSISIRSAPTKKRFLHLACSAKQDTIDKVCGIVKKQLAVAEGTVVSGETKFADLGADSLDTVEIVMGLEEAFSITVDESSAQEIRTVEDAASLIDKLVTDKDS; the protein is encoded by the exons atggccgccgccggaTCGGCCGTCTTCCCCGCGCAGCGGCTCCAGGTAAGCAGCCGCCGGAGCGCGGCGTGCTTCTCGAGGCAGCAGAGCTTCCCGTCCATCTCGATCCGGTCGGCTCCCACCAAGAAGCGCTTCCTCCACCTGGCTTGCTCG GCCAAGCAGGACACCATCGACAAGGTCTGCGGGATCGTCAAGAAGCAGCTGGCCGTCGCCGAGGGCACCGTCGTCAGCGGAGAGACCAAGTTCGCCGACCTCGGGGCCGATTCGCTCGACACG GTTGAGATCGTGATGGGTCTGGAGGAGGCATTCAGCATCACGGTGGACGAATCGAGCGCCCAGGAGATCAGGACCGTGGAGGACGCCGCGTCTCTCATCGACAAGCTCGTGACAGACAAGGATTCTTAG